One segment of Setaria viridis chromosome 4, Setaria_viridis_v4.0, whole genome shotgun sequence DNA contains the following:
- the LOC117851627 gene encoding small ribosomal subunit protein uS8z/uS8w produces the protein MVRVSVLNDALKSMYNAEKRGKRQVMIRPSSKVIIKFLIVMQKHGYIGEFEFVDDHRSGKIVVELNGRLNKCGVISPRFDVGVKEIESWTARLLPSRQFGYIVLTTSAGIMDHEEARRKSVGGKVLGFFY, from the exons ATGGTGAGAGTAAGTGTGCTCAATGATGCCCTCAAGAGCATGTACAACGCTGAAAAGCGCGGCAAGCGCCAGGTCATGATCAGACCGTCTTCGAAGGTCATCATTAAGTTCCTCATCGTCATGCAAAAGCATG GATACATTGGTGAATTTGAGTTTGTTGATGATCATCGTTCTGGTAAGATAGTAGTTGAACTCAATGGAAGGCTCAACAAATGTGGTGTGATCAGCCCTCGTTTTGATGTTGGTGTGAAGGAAATTGAGTCCTGGACAGCAAGGCTGCTTCCCTCACGTCAG TTCGGCTACATCGTTCTCACCACCTCTGCTGGCATCATGGACCACGAAGAGGCAAGGAGAAAGAGTGTGGGAGGGAAGGTCCTTGGCTTCTTCTACTAG
- the LOC117851626 gene encoding uncharacterized protein has protein sequence MAAWPNPALPLLLVAALLAFEDWLSTPSCSGGPPAASGPGDLRAMMVADLMLLGSDATYADRFFRDHVMYKFFDNSIQTLKPDMIVVLGDISAKGSELTERKWISVIEQFEGILGHYSGLPLLIALGDKDVGTCANLEGKFVRRRAKHLPGLDSGGCGAFEISNVSFVSINAVALLCGNNDLRFGVEKFMERESHHFQSLNEAECYPLGCEKREGSTDTSWRRNSMESGSGPVVLLHFPLHKFDAEVTGLTTSSEEIVSDHSSVFASSKQRGLYDRMHTLPANSTQYILQALKPRIIFNAHTGSFSDFLHADGTREVTVPAMTWKARGVPGFVIATFDIKGAVTLRCCWLAKEWHVIMGYLAFLCLTALAVRLSH, from the exons atggcggcgtGGCCCAACCCggccctcccgctcctcctcgtcgccgcgctgCTCGCGTTCGAGGACTGGCTCTCCACGCCCTCCTGCTCCGGGggcccgcccgccgccagcgGCCCCGGGGACCTCAGGGCCATGATGGTGGCCGACCTGATGCTCCTCGGGTCGGACGCCACCTACGCCGACCGGTTCTTCAGGGACCACGTCATGTACAAGTTCTTCGAT aATTCTATTCAAACATTGAAGCCGGATATGATTGTAGTCCTTGGGGACATTTCAGCAAAGGGTTCAGAGTTAACAGAGCGCAAATGGATATCTGTTATTGAGCAGTTTGAGGGGATATTGGGGCATTACTCTGGTCTTCCTCTTCTCATTGCATTAGGTGATAAGGACGTGGGCACATGTGCCAATTTGGAGGGAAAATTTGTACGCCGCAGGGCCAAGCATTTGCCTGGATTGGATTCTGGTGGATGTGGTGCTTTTGAGATCAGCAATGTAAGTTTTGTATCAATAAATGCCGTGGCACTGCTCTGTGGCAATAATGATTTGCGGTTTGGTGTTGAGAAGTTCATGGAGAGGGAAAGCCATCATTTCCAAAGTCTGAATGAAGCAGAATGTTACCCTTTGGGATGTGAAAAAAGAGAAGGTTCCACTGACACTAGTTGGAGGCGAAACAGCATGGAATCCGGGTCTGGTCCTGTAGTTTTGCTTCATTTTCCATTGCATAAGTTTGACGCAGAAGTTACTGGTCTTACCACATCTTCAGAGGAAATTGTCTCAGATCATTCATCAGTTTTCGCAAGCTCGAAACAAAG GGGGCTATATGATCGTATGCATACGCTTCCAGCTAATTCAACTCAGTATATTCTTCAGGCACTTAAACCAAG GATTATATTTAATGCTCATACTGGTAGCTTCTCAGACTTTCTCCATGCTGATGGGACACGTGAAGTAACAGTACCAGCTATGACATGGAAGGCAAGAGGGGTACCTGGTTTTGTCATTGCTACATTTGATATTAAAGGGGCTGTGACTTTGAGGTGTTGCTGGTTAGCCAAGGAATGGCATGTAATTATGGGATACTTAGCATTCTTGTGCCTGACAGCTCTTGCAGTTAGATTGTCACATTGA
- the LOC117851624 gene encoding uncharacterized protein has translation MLFLRRHVLPLLRAASPLPSPMYHRACLLSTSTSASAAPFSLEDYLVAACGLAPAQARKTAQKAFDGASKDNRKAFEEISNCRLNSASNPDAILALLSGVGLSRADIADIVVADPLLLRSSPKNVGPRLLALRDRLGLSAPQIVRFLLVGSRAVRGCDVVPKLEFFISFYGSFERLLVIIKNHSCILWSDLERVIKPNIALLHQCGLSGRDIARLFSIRARVLVFRPESIKELVQRAEELGVPCSSRMFWQAVMVVSNISKEKVAARLELLKSTLGCHESEIATAVSKMPSILTISEESLHRKIRFLINEVGLEPQYILQRPALFAYSLEKRLVPRYCVMKVLLAKGLLDSNRSFYTFAIYGEETFKLRCIDSHQDSVPGLADDYATARAGVVPYQL, from the coding sequence atgctGTTCCTCCGAAGGCATgtcctccctctccttcgcGCGGCCTCCCCGCTTCCCTCCCCTATGTACCACCGCGCCTgcctcctctccacctccacctcggcctccgccgccccatTCTCCCTTGAGGactacctcgtcgccgcctgcgGCCTAGCCCCAGCTCAAGCCAGGAAGACAGCCCAGAAGGCTTTCGATGGAGCATCCAAAGATAACAGGAAGGCATTCGAGGAGATCTCCAACTGCCGTCTCAACTCCGCCTCCAACCCCGACGCCATCCTCGCCCTGCTCTCTGGCGTCGGCCTCTCCCGCGCCGACATCGCCGACATCGTCGTCGCGGACCCGCTTCTCCTCCGCTCCTCGCCCAAGAACGTCGGCCCTCGCCTTCTTGCTCTCCGCGACCGCCTCGGTCTGTCCGCTCCCCAGATCGTTCGCTTCCTCCTGGTCGGCTCACGCGCTGTCCGCGGCTGCGACGTCGTTCCAAAGCTCGAGTTCTTCATCTCCTTCTACGGCTCATTTGAAAGGCTCCTCGTGATCATAAAGAATCACAGCTGCATTCTATGGTCAGATCTTGAAAGGGTGATCAAGCCTAACATCGCGCTGCTTCATCAGTGTGGCCTAAGTGGTCGAGATATTGCCCGGCTGTTCTCAATCAGAGCCAGGGTGCTTGTATTCAGACCAGAGAGCATCAAGGAGTTAGTGCAACGCGCGGAAGAGCTTGGGGTTCCTTGCAGCTCGCGAATGTTCTGGCAGGCGGTGATGGTCGTCTCAAATATCAGCAAAGAGAAGGTTGCTGCCAGGCTCGAACTTTTGAAGAGTACTCTTGGTTGCCACGAGAGTGAAATTGCCACTGCAGTGTCCAAGATGCCAAGCATTCTAACAATATCTGAGGAGAGCCTTCACCGCAAGATTCGGTTCTTGATCAACGAGGTTGGACTGGAGCCTCAGTACATTCTGCAAAGGCCTGCCCTGTTCGCATATAGCCTGGAGAAGAGGCTAGTGCCCCGGTATTGTGTCATGAAGGTCCTGCTGGCTAAGGGATTGCTGGATAGCAATCGGAGTTTTTACACATTTGCTATATATGGAGAGGAGACTTTCAAATTGAGGTGCATTGACAGTCACCAGGACTCTGTTCCTGGGCTTGCAGATGATTATGCCACAGCTCGTGCTGGTGTTGTGCCGTATCAACTTTGA
- the LOC117853381 gene encoding type I inositol polyphosphate 5-phosphatase 5 — protein sequence MKGMDLNGPDPQSLSAARARLKSASLNYVDWPNRQNDDTCQYQMFVATWNVGGKTPNNRLNLQDFLQVEESPDIYVLGFQEIVPLTAGNVLVLEDNEPASRWLALIHQALNEPQEQPEDDDDEPPPPEPPADARRRHHRRRDSSSLFFQTPSLKVLSNSYRVDSALVKTCNCSAEPSSMRRRAAEIRASVYRAEAEADAPSTSAAAEAFTSGCSDAEADNSDGTPTAQCEPGCGGGMSYCLIASKQMVGLFLSVWVKREMVEHIGHLRVDCVGRGIMGWLGNKGCIAISMTLHRTSLCFVCSHLASGEKEGDELRRNADVAEILRSAHFPRPCKAPGSHRVPERILEHDRMIWLGDLNYRVSLSYEETRTLLEENDWDTLLEKDQLLIEREAGRVFRGWKEGKICFAPTYKYTQNSDAYAGETAKSKKKRRTPAWCDRILWHGDGVEQLQYLRGESRFSDHRPVCGVFAVEVDADDGSKIMRSYYSVNARMGHDRPA from the exons ATGAAAGGGATGGACTTGAATGGTCCAG ATCCGCAGAGTTTAAGTGCAGCACGGGCACGGTTGAAGAGCGCGAGCCTAAACTACGTGGATTGGCCCAATAGGCAAAACGATGATACATGCCAGTACCA GATGTTTGTTGCTACCTGGAATGTTGGAGGAAAGACTCCGAATAATCGGCTCAACCTGCAGGATTTTCTTCAGGTTGAAGAATCCCCTGACATTTACGTCTTAGG GTTTCAGGAGATAGTTCCCCTGACCGCCGGCAACGTGCTGGTCCTGGAGGACAACGAACCGGCGTCCAGGTGGCTGGCGCTCATCCACCAGGCGCTCAACGAGCCCCAGGAGCAGcctgaagacgacgacgacgagccgccgccaccggagccgccggccgacgcgcggcgccgccaccaccgccgccgcgactCCTCGTCCCTCTTCTTCCAGACGCCGTCGCTCAAGGTGCTCAGCAACAGCTACCGCGTCGACAGCGCGCTCGTCAAGACCTGCAACTGCTCCGCCGAGCCGTCCTCCATGCGCCGCCGGGCGGCGGAGATCCGCGCGTCCGTGTAccgcgccgaggccgaggccgacgcGCCGtccacgagcgccgccgccgaggcgttCACCAGCGGTTGCAGCGACGCCGAAGCGGATAACTCTGACGGCACGCCGACGGCGCAGTGCGAGcctggctgcggcggcggcatgagCTACTGCCTGATCGCGAGCAAGCAGATGGTGGGGCTGTTCCTGTCGGTGTGGGTGAAGAGGGAGATGGTGGAGCACATCGGCCACCTCCGCGTGGACTGCGTCGGCAGGGGCATCATGGGGTGGCTCGGCAACAAGGGCTGCATCGCCATCAGCATGACGCTGCACCGCACCAGCCTCTGCTTCGTCTGCAGCCACCTGGCCTCCGGGGAGAAGGAGGGCGACGAGCTCCGCCGGAACGCCGACGTCGCCGAGATCCTCCGGAGCGCGCACTTCCCGCGCCCGTGCAAGGCGCCGGGCAGCCATCGGGTCCCCGAGAGGATTCTTGAGCACGA CCGGATGATATGGCTCGGAGACCTGAACTATCGAGTGTCGCTGAGCTACGAGGAGACGAGAACGTTGCTGGAGGAGAATGATTGGGACACTCTATTGGAGAAAGATCAG CTGCTGATCGAGAGGGAAGCTGGAAGGGTGTTCCGAGGGTGGAAGGAAGGCAAGATCTGCTTCGCGCCAACTTACAAGTACACGCAGAACTCCGACGCCTACGCCGGCGAGACGGCAAAGTCCAAGAAGAAGCGGAGGACGCCGGCGTG GTGCGACCGGATACTGTggcacggcgacggcgtcgagcAGCTGCAGTACCTGCGCGGCGAGTCGAGGTTCTCCGACCACCGCCCGGTCTGCGGCGTGTTCGCCGTCGAGGTGGACGCCGACGACGGGAGCAAGATCATGAGGAGCTACTACTCCGTGAACGCGCGGATGGGGCATGACAGGCCGGCGTAG
- the LOC117853382 gene encoding syntaxin-22, producing the protein MQQQLVESRRRQELALLDNEITFNEALVEEREREICKIQQEISEINEIFRDLAKLVHGQQGAIDIVESNIETAAMETSKGEEQLTRAALTQESNSSMKCLLLTVFGLVMMIFALVFVT; encoded by the coding sequence atgcagcagcagctggtggAATCGCGGCGGAGGCAGGAGCTGGCCCTGCTGGACAACGAGATCACCTTCAACGAGGCTCTCGTcgaggagcgggagcgggagatATGCAAGATTCAGCAGGAGATCAGCGAGATCAACGAGATCTTCAGGGACCTCGCGAAGCTCGTCCATGGCCAGCAAGGGGCCATCGATATCGTCGAGTCCAACATCGAGACGGCCGCCATGGAGACGAGCAAGGGGGAGGAGCAGCTCACGAGGGCCGCGCTGACGCAGGAGTCCAACTCGTCGATGAAGTGCTTGCTGCTCACTGTTTTCGGGCTCGTCATGATGATCTTTGCGTTAGTGTTTGTAACGTAG